A genomic stretch from Chitinophaga agri includes:
- a CDS encoding T9SS type B sorting domain-containing protein has product MRSLYLLIAVLITTLGAFKAHAQTQFTYSTTCQNDSVRFVIAEADLAGIDSVRWYFGDPASGSADTSRRIKGAHLYNTVGNYTVQLIAYRAGVPQTSTNTLTIVAPVIYDFGPTDQTLCDSTTITLTAPDVPGATYEWQDGSTNPSILVDTMGTYKVKINGCLVPDSVNIFYTPVPEIDLGDSSLVLCIGETIELDATAQNCTYLWSTGAITPNIIVHSDTAMASTPYIVTADAKGCGLYRDTIYIAFTGAVHPFSLGKDTVLCPGESITLDAYTNGATGYRWGNRATTQTTTIRSRWDLWVFVEINNTCEVLDTILIRYKPDRELDLGNDTLVCKGETLVLKADFGTATYRWQDTSKQATFYVRESGYYWVEAKVGRCIDRDTIHVLFEDTLRTNLGPDTLLCMGTVYNLHPDGAGPTYKWQDSSSLPIFPVTQAGHYAIVANNSCGQSIDEVDIAFQECGCQVYLPTAFTPNADGLNDYFRPKFRCPISDFELVIFNRWGQRIYYTTDPEVGWKGTWTKGRVPVGSYVWVMDYKVVSTGEKVKKTGSVTVIY; this is encoded by the coding sequence ATGAGAAGCCTATATCTATTAATCGCGGTTTTAATAACCACGCTTGGCGCATTTAAAGCCCATGCGCAGACACAATTTACGTACTCGACGACCTGCCAGAATGATAGTGTTAGATTTGTGATTGCTGAAGCAGACCTTGCAGGGATTGATTCTGTACGATGGTATTTTGGCGACCCGGCCTCGGGATCGGCTGATACTTCCCGTCGGATAAAGGGAGCACACCTTTATAATACTGTCGGCAACTACACCGTGCAATTAATTGCTTACCGTGCCGGCGTTCCGCAAACTTCTACGAATACACTAACGATCGTAGCACCCGTAATCTATGATTTCGGTCCTACCGATCAGACGCTTTGTGACAGTACCACGATCACACTCACGGCGCCGGATGTACCGGGCGCCACCTATGAATGGCAGGACGGCTCTACTAACCCGAGCATCCTGGTAGATACAATGGGCACCTACAAAGTAAAGATCAACGGTTGCCTGGTACCTGACTCTGTCAATATTTTCTATACACCTGTTCCTGAAATTGATCTGGGAGATAGCAGCCTGGTACTGTGTATCGGCGAAACCATCGAACTGGATGCTACCGCCCAGAACTGTACATACCTGTGGAGTACCGGCGCCATCACACCTAATATCATTGTACACAGTGATACTGCCATGGCCTCCACACCGTACATTGTAACAGCTGATGCAAAAGGTTGTGGCCTGTACCGGGATACTATCTACATCGCTTTCACCGGTGCAGTACATCCGTTCTCACTCGGTAAGGATACCGTTCTTTGTCCGGGAGAATCCATCACACTGGACGCCTACACCAATGGCGCCACCGGCTACCGCTGGGGTAACCGTGCTACCACACAAACAACCACGATCAGAAGCCGCTGGGACCTCTGGGTATTTGTAGAGATCAACAATACCTGTGAAGTGCTGGATACGATCCTGATCCGTTACAAGCCAGACAGGGAACTGGATCTGGGTAATGATACACTGGTATGTAAGGGAGAGACTTTGGTATTGAAAGCGGATTTCGGAACGGCGACCTACCGCTGGCAGGATACCTCCAAACAAGCGACCTTTTATGTAAGAGAGTCTGGCTATTACTGGGTGGAAGCCAAAGTAGGGCGTTGTATTGACAGAGATACGATCCATGTACTGTTTGAAGATACATTGCGTACTAACCTGGGACCAGATACATTATTGTGTATGGGCACAGTATATAATCTGCATCCGGATGGTGCAGGTCCGACCTATAAATGGCAGGATAGTTCATCCTTACCAATATTCCCGGTAACACAGGCAGGACATTATGCCATCGTCGCTAATAACAGCTGCGGGCAATCAATCGATGAGGTAGATATTGCCTTTCAGGAATGTGGTTGTCAGGTATATCTGCCAACAGCCTTTACGCCGAATGCCGATGGACTTAATGATTATTTCCGACCGAAATTCCGATGTCCGATCAGTGATTTTGAGCTAGTCATTTTCAACCGGTGGGGACAAAGGATATATTATACCACAGATCCCGAAGTAGGCTGGAAAGGTACATGGACAAAGGGACGAGTACCGGTTGGCTCTTATGTATGGGTGATGGATTATAAAGTAGTATCAACAGGAGAGAAAGTGAAGAAGACTGGCTCCGTAACCGTGATTTACTAA
- a CDS encoding RluA family pseudouridine synthase, with protein sequence MAEELIEIDDELENGEGSEELYERVNIIADKGQEPLRVDKFLMNRVEGATRNKIQQACDNGMVTVNDKPVKSNYKVKAHDHIVVFSNKNPENTAVLPEEMPLDIVFEDDDIMIINKLPGMVVHPGCGNYTGTLVNGLAWYLGDRNAEPVPIPEIPRFGLVHRIDKNTSGLLVIAKTDKAMNDLAKQFFDHTVQRRYLALVWGDFEEDEGTIEAHVGRHQRFRKIMDAYPDGEYGKEAITHYKVLERFNYVTLIECRLETGRTHQIRVHMQHIGHSLFNDDTYGGNRILKGTVFAKYKQFVENCFEIMPRHALHAKTLGFIHPRTRQPIHFESPLPDDFKAVLEKWKRYVSARPLEE encoded by the coding sequence ATGGCGGAAGAACTGATTGAAATTGACGATGAACTGGAGAACGGCGAAGGCAGCGAGGAGCTGTACGAGCGGGTAAATATTATAGCGGACAAAGGACAGGAGCCACTTCGTGTGGACAAGTTCCTCATGAACCGGGTGGAAGGTGCAACCCGTAACAAAATACAGCAGGCCTGTGATAATGGCATGGTCACCGTCAATGACAAACCGGTTAAATCCAACTATAAGGTAAAGGCACACGATCATATCGTCGTGTTTTCCAATAAAAATCCTGAGAATACGGCTGTGCTTCCGGAAGAAATGCCGCTGGACATCGTATTTGAAGATGATGATATCATGATCATCAACAAGTTACCCGGTATGGTCGTACACCCGGGCTGTGGTAACTATACCGGCACACTGGTTAACGGACTGGCCTGGTACCTGGGCGACCGCAATGCGGAGCCTGTACCGATACCTGAGATCCCACGTTTCGGACTGGTACACCGTATCGATAAGAATACGAGTGGATTGCTGGTGATCGCCAAAACGGACAAGGCGATGAATGACCTGGCAAAACAGTTCTTCGACCATACTGTGCAGCGCCGCTATCTGGCCCTGGTATGGGGTGACTTTGAGGAAGACGAAGGAACAATTGAAGCACACGTGGGCCGCCACCAGCGGTTCCGTAAAATAATGGACGCCTATCCGGATGGTGAATATGGAAAAGAAGCCATCACACATTATAAGGTACTGGAACGTTTTAACTATGTGACACTCATCGAGTGCCGCCTGGAAACCGGCCGTACACACCAGATCAGGGTGCATATGCAGCATATCGGGCACTCCCTGTTCAACGACGACACCTATGGAGGAAACCGTATCCTGAAAGGCACCGTATTTGCCAAATACAAACAGTTTGTCGAAAACTGCTTCGAGATTATGCCACGCCATGCCCTGCACGCGAAAACACTCGGTTTTATACACCCGCGTACCCGCCAACCTATCCATTTTGAAAGTCCATTACCTGATGATTTTAAAGCAGTTCTGGAAAAATGGAAGCGGTATGTAAGTGCCAGACCGCTCGAGGAGTAA
- the lipB gene encoding lipoyl(octanoyl) transferase LipB — translation MNKKIHTNDLGIIDYQKAWDYQEQLLQENVRIKQALARGEIQAGEQQTTNYLLFCGHPHIYTLGKSGHLENLLLDSQQLEDKGITFSNTNRGGDITYHGPGQVVGYPILDLENFFTDIGKYLRNLEEVIILTLADYGIKGDRSAGETGVWLDPHDPARARKICAMGVRCSRWITMHGFALNVNTNLDYFGNIVPCGIVDKKVASMHEELGVEVSEAEVKERLRHHFAQVFGAEMIMA, via the coding sequence ATGAACAAGAAGATCCACACGAACGACCTGGGAATCATTGATTATCAGAAGGCCTGGGATTATCAGGAACAGCTTTTACAAGAGAACGTGCGTATTAAGCAGGCATTGGCCAGAGGAGAGATCCAGGCGGGGGAGCAGCAAACGACTAATTACCTGTTATTCTGCGGGCACCCGCATATCTACACCCTCGGTAAAAGCGGTCATCTTGAAAATCTGTTGCTGGACAGTCAGCAGCTGGAAGACAAAGGCATTACTTTCTCAAATACCAACCGCGGAGGCGATATTACCTATCATGGACCTGGTCAGGTGGTAGGCTATCCTATCCTGGACCTGGAAAATTTCTTCACTGATATCGGGAAATACCTGCGTAACCTGGAGGAGGTCATTATACTTACACTGGCAGACTATGGCATCAAAGGTGATCGTTCAGCAGGAGAGACCGGCGTATGGCTGGACCCGCATGATCCTGCCCGCGCACGTAAGATATGTGCAATGGGTGTACGCTGCAGCCGCTGGATCACTATGCATGGCTTTGCCCTGAATGTGAATACAAATCTTGATTACTTCGGGAACATCGTTCCCTGTGGTATTGTGGATAAGAAAGTGGCCTCTATGCATGAGGAGCTGGGCGTAGAAGTGTCTGAAGCGGAGGTAAAAGAAAGATTGAGACATCACTTTGCACAGGTATTTGGCGCCGAGATGATTATGGCCTAA
- a CDS encoding oxidoreductase encodes MSKVILITGASSGIGKATARQLKAAGNIVYGVSRRLDKMSDLQAEGIHTLQMDVTDEASMVNGVNHILNKEGKIDVLINNAGFGSYGALEDVPMQEAKYQLEVNLFGAARLIQLVLPSMIWHHYGKIVNISSIGGKVAMALGTWYHASKFALEGLSDSLRNEVRQFGVDVIVIEPGGIKTEWAGIAADNLMNISGNGRYKEMATRFAAGIRGNITSSSADPAVIADQIATAITAEQPETRYAAGFMADEILALRKTASDRELDDIMHQQLNIL; translated from the coding sequence ATGAGCAAAGTAATATTGATCACGGGTGCATCTTCCGGTATTGGAAAGGCGACAGCAAGACAACTTAAAGCAGCAGGAAATATAGTGTATGGCGTTTCCCGCAGGCTTGACAAAATGAGCGACCTGCAGGCCGAAGGCATCCATACATTACAAATGGATGTGACAGATGAGGCGTCAATGGTGAACGGCGTAAATCATATCCTGAACAAGGAGGGCAAAATTGATGTACTGATCAATAATGCAGGTTTCGGCTCCTATGGTGCGCTGGAAGATGTGCCCATGCAGGAGGCAAAATATCAGTTAGAAGTCAACCTGTTCGGCGCGGCCAGACTGATACAGCTGGTATTACCATCTATGATATGGCATCACTACGGAAAGATCGTGAATATCTCTTCAATAGGTGGTAAAGTAGCCATGGCTTTAGGAACCTGGTACCATGCCAGCAAATTTGCACTGGAGGGACTAAGTGACAGTTTAAGAAACGAGGTAAGGCAGTTTGGCGTAGATGTGATTGTCATTGAACCCGGTGGGATCAAAACAGAGTGGGCTGGTATTGCAGCAGATAATCTGATGAATATATCAGGAAATGGGAGGTATAAAGAAATGGCGACCAGGTTTGCAGCAGGGATCAGGGGGAATATCACCAGCTCTTCTGCCGATCCTGCCGTCATTGCTGACCAGATTGCAACAGCGATTACAGCTGAACAACCCGAAACAAGATATGCAGCAGGTTTTATGGCGGATGAGATACTAGCATTACGCAAGACGGCTTCTGACCGGGAACTGGACGACATCATGCATCAACAGCTGAACATTCTTTAA
- a CDS encoding 1-aminocyclopropane-1-carboxylate deaminase/D-cysteine desulfhydrase, whose translation MQLNYDNITLQSITPSWLPATITAAILRLDLLHPEVSGNKWFKLKHNLSTAMQQGRSRLLTFGGAYSNHIAATAAACQLLHLPSTGIIRGERPPVLSHTLEHAAAQGMELVFITREAYRHKTTTDWASLYPDAYIVPEGGNNALGAKGCEEILPLANAALQTDNIQPPSGVDKRAIPFSHIACAVGTGTTLAGIINSATPQQTVIGYVVLKGAAYLTGEINSLLRPGPHPHWELRHEHHGGGYAKVTPALRSFMEECYAETRVPLDMVYTGKLLMGFREDVQHGRYPAGSNVLLIHTGGLQGNTI comes from the coding sequence ATGCAACTCAACTACGACAACATCACCCTTCAGTCCATCACTCCCTCCTGGCTGCCGGCCACCATCACCGCCGCCATCCTGCGGCTAGACCTCCTCCATCCGGAAGTCTCAGGCAATAAATGGTTTAAACTCAAACACAACCTCTCCACCGCAATGCAACAGGGAAGATCACGACTGCTTACGTTCGGAGGCGCTTATTCTAACCACATCGCGGCCACTGCCGCGGCCTGCCAGCTGCTACACCTTCCGAGCACAGGTATCATCCGCGGAGAACGTCCACCGGTATTAAGCCACACCCTTGAACACGCTGCTGCTCAAGGCATGGAACTGGTGTTCATCACCCGGGAAGCCTATCGTCATAAAACCACTACAGACTGGGCGTCACTATACCCCGATGCGTACATCGTACCTGAAGGCGGTAACAATGCCCTGGGAGCCAAAGGATGCGAGGAAATACTCCCGCTCGCCAACGCTGCGCTGCAAACAGATAATATACAGCCCCCCTCCGGCGTTGATAAACGTGCTATTCCTTTCAGCCACATTGCCTGTGCTGTCGGCACCGGTACAACCCTCGCAGGCATTATCAATAGTGCCACTCCCCAACAAACCGTCATAGGTTATGTAGTACTGAAAGGAGCAGCATATCTGACCGGCGAGATCAACTCCCTCCTGCGTCCGGGCCCGCACCCACACTGGGAACTACGGCATGAGCATCATGGAGGTGGTTACGCGAAGGTCACCCCGGCATTAAGATCATTTATGGAAGAATGCTATGCGGAAACACGGGTGCCGCTGGACATGGTATACACCGGTAAACTACTCATGGGATTCAGAGAAGATGTGCAGCATGGCCGGTACCCTGCTGGTAGCAACGTGTTACTTATCCACACCGGCGGATTACAGGGAAACACTATATAA
- a CDS encoding family 20 glycosylhydrolase: MKTLFLSMLTMCCFLSGVAQLKTGDITIIPEPLLLNPMPGSFVVNEQSAIQYSGKGAEKTAAFLNEYLQRNYHFKLSATTATTSKQAAQPIIKIVEASTGKPEGYILEVNTGRVYLQGDAPGLCYGLQTLIQLFPVNKHLTPATDTVKQDPYNGSIHLPGVKIQDYPRFAYRGMMLDVSRHFFPPAAIKQFIDMMVLYKFNRFHWHLTDDQGWRIEIKKYPRLQEIASVRKETIVGHHRRSTTYDGKPYGGYYTQEEVRDIVKYAAERHITIIPEIEMPGHSQAVLTAYPSFGNTKGPYEVRTTWGISKDVLNPVNDSVFTFMQDVLTEVIDLFPSQYIHIGGDECLKDRWKESAEVQRMIRRLGLKDEHALQSYFIQRIEKFVNSKGRTIIGWDEILEGGLAANATVMSWRGEDGGIAAAKQRHNVIMSPNTYLYFDYTQGQPATEPLNAAAYLPLKTAYNYEPLPPSLTPAEQRYIKGVQGNIWTEFIPDQAMLDYMVWPRALALSEIAWAQPAKKNYDRFLQKLPLELARMDYAGVNFRIPEPVGLESKVVTTSTVTVHLKPPVKGSMVYYTLNGTQPTVRSHPLTRAFTVYVPEDSAATVRCIVVLPNGRISPVYSATYVHKPFLPAISTKQGNKGIHFSLVKTPPATARQLPAKGDSTGTLPAIDIRPVPSKEFGITFTGLIKIPADDLYECHLNSDDGAILSIDDQIIVDNDGPHDLQDRSGFVPLRKGLHRIKVQYFNTGTGAWLDAGIYRDREKLNPAEVLYTGQ; encoded by the coding sequence ATGAAAACATTATTCCTGTCAATGCTCACCATGTGCTGCTTTCTGTCCGGAGTAGCACAGCTGAAGACCGGCGACATCACCATCATCCCTGAGCCACTGCTGCTCAATCCTATGCCTGGCAGCTTTGTCGTGAACGAACAATCCGCCATTCAATACAGTGGTAAGGGCGCAGAAAAAACAGCTGCCTTCCTCAATGAATACCTGCAGCGCAACTATCACTTCAAACTATCTGCTACTACTGCAACTACCAGCAAACAGGCAGCACAGCCCATCATCAAAATAGTAGAAGCATCTACCGGTAAACCAGAAGGCTATATATTGGAAGTAAATACCGGCCGCGTATACCTCCAGGGTGATGCGCCCGGATTATGCTATGGCCTGCAAACACTGATACAACTGTTCCCGGTAAATAAACACCTTACACCTGCAACTGACACTGTCAAACAAGATCCTTATAATGGCAGTATCCATCTGCCCGGCGTTAAGATCCAGGACTACCCACGCTTTGCTTACCGTGGTATGATGCTGGACGTAAGCCGCCACTTCTTCCCTCCTGCTGCCATCAAACAGTTCATCGACATGATGGTGCTTTATAAATTCAATCGCTTTCACTGGCACCTCACTGATGATCAGGGATGGCGTATCGAAATCAAAAAATATCCACGTCTGCAGGAAATTGCATCTGTCAGAAAAGAAACGATTGTGGGTCATCACCGCCGTAGCACTACCTACGATGGTAAACCTTACGGTGGCTACTACACGCAGGAAGAAGTACGCGATATTGTAAAATATGCGGCGGAAAGACATATCACGATCATTCCTGAAATAGAAATGCCGGGCCATTCACAGGCAGTCCTTACCGCCTACCCTTCCTTCGGCAATACCAAAGGCCCTTACGAAGTACGCACCACCTGGGGCATTTCCAAAGATGTACTTAATCCGGTAAATGACTCCGTCTTCACCTTCATGCAGGACGTACTGACTGAAGTGATCGACCTTTTCCCCAGCCAGTATATCCACATCGGTGGTGATGAATGTCTGAAAGACAGATGGAAGGAATCCGCAGAAGTACAACGTATGATACGCAGGCTCGGTTTGAAAGATGAACATGCTTTGCAGAGTTATTTTATTCAGCGGATAGAAAAGTTTGTCAATAGTAAAGGCCGTACCATCATTGGATGGGACGAGATCCTGGAAGGCGGACTGGCAGCCAATGCCACTGTCATGAGCTGGCGTGGCGAAGATGGGGGTATCGCAGCAGCGAAGCAGCGACACAACGTCATCATGTCGCCCAATACCTATCTCTATTTTGATTACACCCAGGGTCAGCCTGCTACAGAACCACTGAATGCAGCCGCTTATCTGCCACTCAAAACTGCCTACAACTACGAGCCGTTACCTCCTTCTCTGACTCCTGCGGAACAACGCTATATCAAAGGTGTGCAGGGCAACATCTGGACGGAGTTCATTCCTGATCAGGCGATGCTTGACTATATGGTATGGCCGCGCGCACTCGCATTATCAGAAATAGCCTGGGCTCAACCTGCGAAGAAGAACTACGATCGCTTCCTGCAGAAACTGCCGCTGGAACTGGCTCGTATGGACTATGCCGGTGTCAACTTCCGTATTCCCGAACCTGTAGGTCTTGAAAGTAAAGTGGTCACCACATCTACTGTTACTGTGCATCTCAAGCCTCCGGTAAAAGGGAGTATGGTCTACTATACGCTCAATGGTACCCAGCCAACGGTACGAAGCCACCCATTAACAAGGGCCTTTACGGTATATGTACCTGAAGACAGTGCAGCAACGGTACGATGCATTGTTGTATTACCAAATGGTCGTATTAGTCCGGTATATAGTGCCACCTATGTGCATAAACCTTTCCTGCCTGCCATCAGTACAAAACAAGGCAACAAAGGCATCCACTTCTCTCTGGTAAAAACGCCTCCTGCCACCGCCCGTCAGCTACCTGCTAAAGGCGACAGCACCGGCACCTTGCCTGCCATCGACATTCGTCCTGTTCCGTCAAAGGAATTTGGCATCACCTTCACTGGCCTCATAAAAATACCAGCTGATGATCTCTACGAATGTCATCTCAACAGTGACGATGGCGCCATCCTCTCCATCGACGATCAGATCATCGTTGACAATGACGGCCCACATGACCTGCAGGACCGTAGTGGCTTCGTACCATTACGCAAAGGACTTCACCGTATCAAAGTACAATACTTCAATACCGGAACCGGCGCCTGGCTCGATGCAGGCATTTACAGAGACAGGGAAAAACTCAACCCTGCCGAAGTACTCTACACAGGTCAGTAA
- a CDS encoding alpha-L-fucosidase translates to MKRLLLSVALTLPLLQIANAQQHTQPEAIREKMQWFSDAKLGIFIHWGIYSVKGVDESWSFHNRKIAYADYMQQLKGFTAKNYHPEEWAALIRESGANYAVITTKHHDGVALWDSKLSKLDMANSTPAKRDVLTPLYTALRKQGIKAGAYFSLIDWSYADYPQFLKDSSRYDAKKDPARWQRFLNFYQGQLKEVMQQYNPDLWWFDGDWEHSADEWEAVKVRKMLTDHNPNTIINGRLQGYGDYDTPEQNFPVTRPHYNWWELCMTINNNWGYHPDDTNFKTPYEVITIFADAVSNGGNMLLDIGPAEDGTIPAEEVNVLKELGAWNKKHAPAIFSTVAGIPAGHFYGPTTLSKDSTTLYLFLAGNTTGPVMVKGLVNNIKKVSVVGNNQALTHKVVGKISWSAVPGIVYIDVPTAAQDKYMTVLALELDGKVKLYRGKGGFLTNE, encoded by the coding sequence ATGAAACGCTTACTCTTATCCGTAGCTCTCACGCTACCACTTTTACAGATCGCCAACGCACAACAACACACTCAGCCTGAAGCCATCCGGGAAAAAATGCAATGGTTTTCCGATGCGAAACTCGGCATATTCATCCACTGGGGTATCTATTCAGTCAAAGGGGTTGACGAATCATGGTCTTTCCACAACAGGAAAATTGCCTATGCCGACTACATGCAGCAGCTGAAAGGCTTTACTGCCAAAAACTACCACCCGGAAGAATGGGCCGCCCTTATCAGGGAATCTGGCGCTAACTACGCTGTTATCACAACAAAACATCATGACGGTGTAGCCTTATGGGACAGCAAACTAAGCAAACTGGATATGGCCAACAGCACTCCCGCTAAACGGGATGTACTCACGCCTTTATATACGGCATTACGTAAACAGGGGATTAAAGCCGGTGCTTATTTTTCTCTCATTGACTGGAGCTATGCCGATTATCCACAGTTCCTGAAAGACAGCAGCCGCTACGATGCGAAAAAAGATCCTGCCCGCTGGCAGCGCTTCCTTAACTTCTATCAGGGCCAGCTGAAAGAAGTCATGCAGCAGTACAACCCGGACCTCTGGTGGTTCGATGGTGACTGGGAACACAGTGCCGATGAATGGGAAGCTGTAAAGGTCAGAAAGATGCTCACCGATCATAATCCAAATACCATCATCAATGGACGCCTGCAGGGATATGGTGACTACGATACGCCCGAACAGAACTTCCCCGTAACACGGCCTCACTATAACTGGTGGGAACTGTGTATGACCATCAATAATAACTGGGGCTATCATCCGGATGACACCAACTTTAAAACACCCTATGAAGTCATTACCATCTTTGCAGATGCTGTCAGCAACGGCGGAAACATGCTGCTGGATATAGGCCCTGCCGAAGATGGCACCATTCCTGCTGAAGAAGTGAACGTACTGAAAGAACTGGGTGCCTGGAATAAAAAACATGCTCCTGCTATCTTCAGCACTGTAGCCGGTATTCCGGCAGGACACTTCTATGGTCCTACCACTTTATCAAAAGATTCCACTACCTTATACCTCTTCCTGGCAGGTAATACCACCGGCCCGGTAATGGTAAAAGGCCTGGTGAACAATATCAAAAAGGTTAGTGTAGTAGGCAACAACCAGGCGCTTACACATAAAGTAGTCGGTAAGATATCCTGGAGCGCCGTACCCGGAATCGTATACATAGACGTACCAACTGCTGCGCAGGATAAGTACATGACCGTACTGGCACTGGAGCTGGACGGAAAAGTAAAACTTTACCGTGGTAAAGGCGGTTTCCTCACAAACGAATAA
- a CDS encoding sugar phosphate nucleotidyltransferase produces MQPTLLILAAGMASRYGSLKQIQQFGPSGETIVDYSIYDAIRAGFGKIVFIIRKDFEKEFKEIFEPKLKGRVATDYVYQEMDAFLDGYPMPADRTKPWGTAHAVLCAKNAINEPFAVINADDFYGRDSFEKAAAFLKNDAKPDVYSVVGYQLSKTISEHGSVSRGVCAADSESNLAAINERTKVYKDGEQIVYEDADGSKHELAPETPVSMNFWGFHPSVFELSQGLFKDFLEKSGDKPKSEFFIPIVVDHFIQNKLGVVNVIPTGAQWFGVTYKEDAPGVQESLSALVRSGEYPDNLWK; encoded by the coding sequence ATGCAACCAACTTTATTGATCCTTGCTGCCGGTATGGCTAGCCGCTATGGTAGCTTAAAACAGATACAGCAGTTTGGCCCCAGTGGTGAAACAATTGTTGATTACTCCATTTACGATGCTATCCGTGCCGGATTTGGCAAGATAGTGTTCATTATCCGTAAGGATTTTGAAAAAGAATTTAAAGAGATATTTGAACCGAAACTGAAGGGCCGTGTAGCGACGGATTATGTATATCAGGAAATGGATGCATTCCTGGACGGTTATCCGATGCCGGCTGACCGTACCAAGCCATGGGGTACAGCGCATGCGGTATTGTGTGCAAAGAATGCCATCAATGAACCTTTTGCTGTGATCAATGCGGATGATTTTTATGGTCGTGATTCTTTTGAGAAAGCAGCAGCTTTCCTGAAGAACGATGCTAAGCCGGACGTGTATAGCGTAGTGGGTTATCAGCTGAGCAAAACGATCAGTGAGCATGGTTCTGTTTCCCGTGGTGTATGTGCAGCAGATAGCGAGAGCAATCTGGCGGCTATCAACGAAAGGACGAAAGTATATAAAGACGGCGAGCAGATCGTGTATGAAGATGCTGATGGCAGCAAGCATGAGCTGGCGCCTGAAACACCGGTTTCTATGAACTTCTGGGGTTTCCATCCTTCTGTATTTGAGCTGAGCCAGGGTCTGTTCAAAGATTTCCTGGAAAAGAGTGGTGATAAGCCAAAGTCAGAGTTCTTCATTCCTATCGTGGTAGACCATTTCATCCAGAACAAACTGGGCGTAGTGAATGTGATACCTACCGGTGCACAGTGGTTCGGTGTTACTTATAAAGAAGATGCGCCTGGAGTGCAGGAAAGTCTTTCTGCCCTGGTAAGAAGCGGGGAATATCCAGATAACCTCTGGAAATAG
- a CDS encoding branched-chain amino acid transaminase: protein MYSYYNENTILYVNGEYKKATAATTDLYGQSLHYGYAVFEGIRAYKTADGTVKIFKAKEHFDRFKRSCELIHMPYPFDNDELVAACYKVLEMNNMEEAYIRPLAFCPPNMTLKAASETHVLICAWEWGAYLGEKLLRVMTSSYQRPNPKAFKIESKTAGLYVNSILASQEAKENGYDEALLLDINGFVAEGPGANLFFEKDGKIFTPPPGNILPGITRATVIELCHELGIPLEEKLFTVEELKTADCVFYCGTAAEVVGWDSLDGQGFAKPWASSLGKLLQQAYKARVLEKEFDRAAVTVA, encoded by the coding sequence ATGTATAGCTATTACAACGAGAACACCATTCTTTACGTTAACGGGGAGTATAAGAAAGCTACCGCGGCCACTACAGACCTGTATGGCCAGTCATTACACTATGGATATGCCGTATTTGAAGGCATACGCGCTTACAAGACAGCTGATGGAACTGTGAAGATTTTTAAAGCCAAAGAACACTTCGACAGATTTAAGCGTTCCTGCGAATTAATACACATGCCGTATCCGTTCGACAACGACGAACTGGTGGCTGCATGCTACAAGGTGCTGGAAATGAACAATATGGAAGAAGCGTACATCCGTCCACTCGCTTTCTGCCCTCCCAACATGACGTTGAAAGCCGCCTCCGAAACACATGTATTGATCTGTGCATGGGAATGGGGGGCTTACCTGGGAGAAAAACTGCTGCGTGTGATGACCTCCTCTTACCAGCGCCCAAATCCAAAAGCATTCAAGATCGAATCAAAGACTGCAGGTCTGTACGTAAACTCAATCCTGGCTTCACAGGAAGCCAAGGAGAACGGTTACGACGAAGCACTGTTGCTGGATATCAACGGCTTTGTAGCTGAAGGTCCTGGTGCTAACCTGTTCTTTGAAAAAGACGGTAAGATCTTTACACCACCTCCAGGCAATATCCTGCCAGGTATTACCCGCGCTACCGTGATCGAACTGTGTCATGAACTGGGTATTCCACTGGAAGAGAAGCTTTTCACAGTTGAAGAACTGAAAACAGCTGACTGCGTATTCTATTGCGGTACTGCTGCTGAAGTTGTAGGATGGGATTCTCTTGACGGCCAGGGTTTTGCCAAGCCTTGGGCGAGCTCTCTGGGTAAACTGTTACAACAGGCTTACAAAGCGAGAGTACTGGAGAAAGAATTCGATCGCGCTGCGGTCACAGTTGCATAA